GAGCAAAGTAAGTAACGCACTGGTTTCCTAATTTATCGAGGCACCATCTTTAATATAACatgcagtattaaaaaaaaagcaaaagagaaatgaaaaaatagtgCATGTGCAATAGTGCACTTTGCATGCAAATGTACTTATTTTCATCCAATTGCAGCAGTATTCGTGCATTTTTCTGTTTGCATACTCGTGCGTTTTATTAAACCAGTGTTTTGATTTCAGAGCGCGCGGCTGAGATTTTTCCCCCCATCAGAGTTAATTAAACccaaaaaataattgcatgaGCGGATGTGGAATATAAGTTGTGCAAAAAATATGTGtcgtgtttttgtttacaaatagaTGAAGTCTCTGTCGACATGCATCAGACAAAGGGGGTGTAACGatattagttttcatttatgtgCAGCTTATACAGTCGCGCGACCTAAAGGCTTTCCTGCGCAGGACATCAAATCAAATTGTTGCATGGGATATTTATGTATTGATCTATCAcgtgcagtttttattttaagcggGGTTTGCAATAATTGCACGTAAACGTCTTTGTAAATGCTCGGGGTTTTTAGTGTCATGGCTGCCCTTACAACCCCGATGATTTAAACTCACTGTCGGTCTGAAAACAGAGTGACAGACGGCGCAATATTTTATCCTGCAGCTCATCGTCGTGCATTAGGGATTTAATTCGTGCATTAGGGCTTTAGTGCACGATTGCGTCTCGATATATTTGATCGTGCAAGTGCCAGATTATGCAATGGCGGTATTCTTGCACATCATAGCGCCACTGTTTGGTGTTTCCTATTATTCTGGTATATTCtgtagtgtttttttccctctcggCTGTGCACCTCGGGATGTTGTGTTTGAAAGCGAATGGCGGGAATGTCATGGAGAGGGGTCGGTGGGGCGAGTGCAAATCTCCATTAATCAGCGCTGAATGAGTCGGTGTGCATGAAGGGGGCGGTGCGCGCGAGAGTGTAATAAAACGGACCGAGCTGCACAGCGTTGAAGAACGAAGACGGGACGTAAACATTGATGAATTGCTGGCTGTATGTTTAGGAAtcgttttttaaagaaataatccACACACGGTACGAAACGTAGTTCAACCATGTCCGAATCCAGAGCGAATGACTCCTGATGATTCGAATCTTTACTGCAAACCGGGCTACGCTTATTTCCAGACTGAAGTGATCCGATTCTTTTTAATGTGTAGTCCAGTTCTCGAACAAATGATTCTACTGAACCggatcttttttcttttcttttttttttagtaaatcaatAATACACAGCTCTATTATTACAGTTCCCTAaggaatgttttttattatacccttttaataaatcatatgaaTCAGTTAAAGCCTTTACTAAATtagctgaaaataaatcaagaacTGTTTCTGCGGTATGGCGTTTAAAATTACTGACTGGGTTATTCGTGCCAACGTGGCTTTATTCACATTATCGCGTGATTTTTAataagtaatgttttattaaaataaataagtgaaggAGATCTGTTACCacgtgttttgtttgttttggtattTTAACCAATTACTGGCTAGCCTCTAAAGCTATAGGAGGTGATTAAAAAGTCTGTAAACATGTTATGCAGTTGTACTTAattgatttctgttttgttaaaatctgaaattaacacatttggagatttttttccccctcaaaatATGTCAAAAGTAATTAAAGAATCGTTAAAGAGGAATCAGaaccaaaatatattaaatgtgtatttttatgaactagACTGTTTTAGCTAATACTAATACCGACATTTTCTACATACAACATTGTAAAGATGCATCTGTTATAAATTACACTGATGGACTTGATAATAATACTTTTCTTTTCCCCCGTAGGCGAACAATGATGCTGAAGTCACTGAGGTAAGCAGATCCTTATTgcacataaataatgtttaataatacaatatgcatttattgcatCAAAATAAGGTGCGTGTTGTAAACTTGTTATTACTTTGCAGCCTAAAAGAAGGTCGGAGAGGTTGGTAAACGTGAGTATTCATGTTCTGCTATTATATACAGTACTCATTCTTtcaacaaatatgtaaattatttatattctctgtttattaatttatgtattgtaactttttcatttttagaaacCTGCACCCCCAAAGGCAGAGCCCAAGCCAAAGGTGATAAAATAAGAAGAATGATAAAAACCTACATTCAATTCTAAATTATAACTTACCAATAATCAATTTGCCACATTGCAGAAGGCGGCTGCCAAACCTAAGAAAACAAAGGAACCCAAGGAGCccaaggaggaggagaagaaagaggagGTGCCCGCAGAAAACGGAGAAACAAAAGCTGACGAAGAGGTAACAAAGTCATATACTGGCAGATCTTACATATAACACCCTAAAACGATTTGTGGTCTGTATATGTAATCTAATGTCCGTGATGATGTTTTATCAGGCATCGGCAACGGAAGACGCCGACAAGAAGGGAGAAGACGGGGAATAACTTTGCTGAGGTCTCATCTTTTACCAGCACTCCCTGTACCTCTTTTCTTGTACAATTCAGGGGAATATTTTTATCTACTATTTTCTAAAGGCAGGTTTTTTAGTAGTTTGATTGTAGAGACACATTTTTTAtggaagaaaagaaacattttgaaagtgATCTCATCATATCCAGCATTTTTACATTGGGCAGAAAAAACTACCGTCATCGTAAATGTCAtcaggcgtttttttttttgttgtttttattcccCCCCCTCTCTCTGCTCTCGCTTTCAAAGCGTGAGGTAGAGGGGAAGGTTGTGGGCATGTCGTTTACACAGACAGCTGGACATCTTACTGAGCTTGTCCGAATGACTAACATTCCATTGGCTCTAtgagggatttttttttttttttttttttttttttggttttgttttttgtgtgtgtgtgtgtgtaacctgtATTGTGTGTTTGGGGAGGGAGGGGTGGGCAAACAATTCAtggtttattgtttataatgCGAAAGATTACTTGTAGAACGTTTGTAAGCTGTGTTCCATATGTTAACTGCAGTTCTCCATAACCATTTCTGCTAAATAAACATATTCTCTAGTACTGGAGTTCATGTCAGGCCTGTGCTTCGTGTGTATTGATTTTGTCTCTTCTGTGATAGTACCGCAATAAATTTGTTGAAACTGCTGTGAAAAAGATTTTTGGGGTTTTAAGTCAAGTTTGTGTTATGGTACGGATGGCGGACGTGGGGTGAATATCTCTGCAAAGCCAGCGAATCTTTAATATCCAAACTGATTATTCAAATGGAAAATTTGAGACACAAGTCATTACGTGTAAAATCTCTTTAGTTGTAAAGCGTTCTGACCAGCAGTAGCATTATTTTTGTGGGACTTAGATATCGAGTATAAATGTACAGTTTCTTTTGATCATTGTTTATAGATGTATCTCTGTGTTATGGTTCGATAAAACAAGCCAATAAAAAATCAGTtgtgataccctgttctcccaTTGATTTTGAAGTTATATTCATTACTGTATGTTTAGTTGTGCctgcaatattttaaaagattggTACTGTATGATTATATGctgttatatttcaaaataccaTTCTAGTAAGACTGTTACAGACActgaaactaaaaccataaagtTCTTGAATACACACATAGAacagaaaacatacaaatattaaaaaaattacatgtttaattgatatttaaattatattggtATTATGGTACGtgttgaaatataaaacatgttaaCACTACAcaactttcatttcttttttgtgcATAAATTGCATGCGTTTCTTCTTTTTCATGAGTAGATGTTTTAGTGGTTTCaggtaaaatgtttattcagcTGTGTGTAGCCTATAAACTCCAaaagtaatgttattttatgtcaaaaaaattGAGTTAATCATTCCACAAGTAGGCCTGTTTGAAGATCGTTTTGTCAGTTCCTTTCAAGAACATTTCAGGTTGTTTTGATGGGTCTGACAGTTCTTATTATCAAGTAAAAGTAGTAAATGTGTAAAGATATAAATGCAGTGGCAGCAAGTATGACTGGTCTATTTCTTATCATTTAATATGACCTAAATATGGACACGTATAAACCCATTTACATGTTATTACTTGTACAGCCTTGTACTAACGTGAGTATGTTAAATTACCGAATTGGATGTGGGGCAGATGGAATCAAGCTCATAAACAGCACCTGTTggcacaggaagtgacatcaccaGTCATTCTGTTCCCACACGAAAACAGAGAAACTGCCTAATAAGATAAAAGGATAAGCAGTTGCCCACCATATGTGATCTTAACCCCAGACCCCAGCCTAACTTTCTCTGATTGTGATGACTTGGAAAACGTTTGCCacaaattttatgtttaaatcgTAACACATTTCAGTTTAAGGCAAGGGAGCTTTGTTTTTAGCGCCATATTCCTGCCATTTCTAATGATGGTTTGTGAAGTTAATGCTTTTGGCAAGGTTCCCTTATGAAAATTTGTCAAAGAGATTAAAAGCAAGTTTATCCGATCCATACGacttgcaaaacaaaaaacatgaacaacTGAGGGAACTTGTTTGTTCttgtttgaataatttaatcGATGTTGTTTGTCCAGTACATGTGATGCATGTGATCATATTCAGATTTGAACCAACATCAAATCCACAGATGACCTTAGAAACCGGTCATTAACTTATTATTACCGGTTATTAAATAACAAAGCTTAATCTTCGTGTGAAACATTTTCGCCAGTGTATTACTGGAGAACAAGGCCAAGGCGACCTTTTGTTTGGTTCTTTAGATGGATTTACTTGCTCTGAGCTTTACGTCACACATCATTTACCCACTCTCCGCGTACTTTCgttaatgtatgaaaaaaaaaaatcccgaATTAACCATACCATTGCTAAACACAACATAACACATTtctgaaatacagaaatatttaaaaggttCTGGGTAATATTTCCTTAACGCAGAATGTCGCGTTTTCATTGTTGATTAGAGAAAGTGCTGAAGTGAAACCCAACCGCGGTTTTCGCACGAGAGATGGAATCCCGAGCAGCTGATCTTCGCAGATTTACAAGCTGGGAAACTTTAGTTAGGCTAATTACTTATGTGTGCGCAATGCTTTGAAAGAGCCGGCCCGGTTGTTTCTCAGGAGCTTATGCTGTAATGTTAAATAGTGTTGCGTGTGATGGTGTTCAGTGATGCTCGGCTCGCGGCTCTTGCTGCAGCGCTCGCACGCGCTCTACGGACGCAGCGTCAACACATGGTCTGCTGTCGGAGCGGCGTTCAATGTTCAGCACCAACGATCTgaacatttacagaaaaatgtgGTGAGACTTTTATATCATATTGTTCAAGTGCTTTTGCTATAGTTTATAATAGATACATGTTTAACAGTAAAGTAATTTACGTCTATTTTTattcgttgttgtttttaaaaagcaataattttataaagtgttttcatttaagtttataattttgtatatttattattgtttgttgtatatgttaataatacataattttgtACTGGCATGACAAATGCATGGTGGTGATTGCGACTTTTTAACTTACAATTCTGAattcttacctttttattttacagtttacagtacattttacagttaatattttaacatttttactttttttttttttttttttttttttttttttacgaaaacTGAGAATTGCTGAATATCAACTttgtgaattgtgagataaactTGAAAATACAACTGGAAAATATATACTCGCAAGTCAGAATTCTGACATCGAAAAGTGACTtccttcacattttttttttcacaaactctgaattgtgaggaaaaaaaaatcagagtaCGGAGTTTGTATCTTGCACTATCTGACTTTTTCCTCAGCATTTGGGTTTATACCTGAAATATAAGATCAGCTTTTTAGATATAAACCCTGACTTCTGagttaattcaattaattaaacagtgacctttttattttgtaaactttGGCGGAATcaaaaaaagatgtaaaaacTAAGAATGATGTAAACTCAGAgtgattaaaaatttaatctgaATTGCGAGATGCAAACtcagaattacaaaaaatgaattcaatttTGCAAGTTTATTTCTTACAGattcaacattttttctcagaattgcaagtgCATATCTctaaattgtgaaatatgagCTCAGAGTTGTGAGATTATAAAAATAGTCTTTTTATTCCTCGGCGGAAACAGACTTCCATACAAATGACTACAGTTGCATTGATCTTGTCCTTTTGTGTAAAAAGAGTCTTTCCTCTCTGTTCTCAGGGTCTGTTTGGAGTATCAGAGCTCAGCAGTCCTGCCGGCTTCCAGATGGCTCAGCATCAGGCTCTCAGGGAAGCAGAGTTTCTGGTCCGCAAGGCTCGCACACATCCTCCTGGCGCCGTCACCGTGGAAACATTTGATCAGCTGTCCGACAGCTTATGCAGAGTCGCGGACCTGGTAATTGTGTTGGCGTAGCATAAACCGCGATTCTTTTTAAGGGTCCGTTAAATCTCACAAGTGTTTACTTACAGGCAGATTTCATCAAAGTGGCTCACCCGGATGCTGCGTTCCGGGAGGCGGCGGAAAGGACCTGCGTTGAAATCGGAACTGTTGTGGAAAAGTGCGTATCTGTCATCTGGTTATTCTGGCggtactaaaaaaatatttgtgatttatttttatttgttcgtGTTTATTACAGGCTCAATACAAATGTCGATTTGTGTCAGAGCCTGAAGAATTTACTGGAAAACGAGGCAGTTTTGGCCACTCTGGACTCAGACACAAGGTGGGTGGACTTTGAAATGGGATGACTGCATTCAGAACTGTTTGTTTAAACTGAGTTTAAAAATTTTGAATTGGTAGGAATTATCAgtaacacttattcactattagcTGTGACTTTTTCTTCAATAAATATCTAATTTGCTGCCTAATAATTAGTAAGGTcaatttaggtattgggtaagattaggaatgtagaataaggcaatAATATGTGCTgaaatactattaataaatggctaatattctagtaatacccatgataataagcaactaggaagtctaaaataaagtgtgactgaattgtcagtgttttttgaaagaattgtCTTATGTTctcaaaggctgcatttattggatcaaaagtaccttaataatgtcaaattttattacaatttaatatatttcatcaCTTAATTTGTACCTGTAATGATAGAGATcttgctgatttgctgcttaagaaacactttttgttatcgatgttgaaaacagttgtgtagCTACAAACATTAATATACAACGGtgataattattttgattatttgatgaatagaaagctcaaaggaatggcatttatttcagataaaaagcTTTGAAACTGTGtgaatgcctttactgtcacttttgattaatcagcatcctttctgaataaaCATATCTCTTTCACGTGGTTCCGTTTCTGATATAGGAGAGTGGCAGAGCTCTTCATGTTCGATTTTGAGATCAGCGGAATACATCTGGATGAATCCAAGGTGAGaagaatacaaaatacaaagcaCTTTTTAAGCGTGCtgatttcatatatatatatatatatttctttatgaaTCCTCTCAGAGGAGCAAAGCGGTTTCTCTGAATGTGAAGCTGCTGGATCTTTACCACGAGTTTCTGAGTGGCTCTCACCTTCCAAATGCCATAGATAAGCAAGTTCTTCCCGAACACATCCGCAACTGCTTTTCCATCGATGGGAACCGCATTCAGATCGCCGGGTTGCATGCTGACTCTCCGAACGAGCTGGTGCGTGATTCTGTTTATGTAGTTACCGTCTCCCTGTGTGTTGCTCGAGCTTAAAGGTGCACATACGTCCATTTAGACACGCTATTGGCTGCTTATGCAAGCTAGCTGGCGAGGTTCGCTTTCATCCGCATATTCCATAagcgtctttttttttccttccctcTGGTAGGTGCGGGAAGCTGCGTATAAAATCTTTCTGTACCCCAACTCTAGTCTCTTGCTTTGTCTGGATGAGCTTTTGGCTTGTAGACACGAGCTGGCAGCGTTAGTGGGCTATGAGTCGTTTGCACACAGGGCTTTGAAAGGAACGATGGCTAAAACCCCAGGTAAAAACAATCAGAGCATCAGTCGCTGCGAATGGAGTTGAAACGAACGCACTCGCGAACTAATTTGTTTGCTTTACAGAAACGGTGATGAAGTTTTTGAAGCTGCTTACCGAAAAGCTATCTGATAGGTAGGTCTCGCGCTAACCGATGTTTTTGAATGGGAGTTTTTGACGTGTTGTGAAGCTCactctgtttgtttgtcatgATGCAGAACATTAAGAGACTTCAAGATGATGAAggaaatgaagaagaaaacgCACTCGACAAAtcctgtaaatgtttgttttgtgaagtctgcttttttttcagttcgCGTCACAAATGCACAGATATCATAAACATTGTTTTTCGCACGTCAGGAAGTGATGGCGTGGGATCATGCGTACCTCAGCGGTGCCATACGAACGGAAAAGTAAGGTTTTCGTGTATATATCCCTCTGAATGTGCCGTCCACTTCCTGTTTATCCTCATCCACATTAATGTACTTGTAGGTTTAACATTGATCCCAGCGTCTACAGCCCATACTTCTCTCTGGGTGCCTGCATGGAGGGACTCAACCGTCTCTTCATACAGCTTCTGGGCGTTTCTTTTCAAGCGGAGCAGCCGAAGATGGGCGAACTGTGGAGCGAAGATGTCCGAAAGCTTGTGAGATTCTCTCCTCCATCTTTGTTTGCTTAGTTTTCAAGACCAACTGTCTGTTGATCACTCACAGATGTATTAATGCAGATGGGCAGCTGTGTTTACTGTTTCTTGTGCTGCCAACAGGCTGTGGTCCATGAAACAGAGGGGCTGCTGGGATACATCTACTGTGATTTCTTCCGCAGACCTGATAAACCTCACCAGGTATAGCTGTCCGTTCTTGATTGGTTCTGTACAATgctaatatgtatttaaattgtgaaattaaatgaacacataTAAGATAGAGGTTTGGGAACAGAAATTAATAGCTGTGTTCAGTAAAGATGCATGAAATGTATCAACAGTGACAgcaaactgttttcaacagtgataaaataagaaaatattttggggTGGAAAATTAGCATATTTGAAGGATCCTGTGACACTCAGGTAATTACTTCTGAAAATTCGgctttgcatcacatgaataaattacattgtaaaatatagtaCAACAGGAAACagttattttcacaatattactgttttatgtatatatttataagaatGGAAGCAAATTGGGATATTTTATCTTAATTCTCACACGTTGTTCTAGcgattctgaggaaaaaaactatGAATTGTGAGACTTGCAGATATGAGTTTATATCTTactattgtgactttttattggaattgtttttggaaaaattgtATTGAAAAGTTATGAAGTATGAattgtgaaagtgaaaaagtcgcttaaaaaaaaaaaatctagggAGTCCATATTTAAGAAACTTCTCTTTTAAACTTTGATGGAtcatgtgtgtacatatatagtttgaaatgtttatatattttgggcaaataaaaaaaaaaatgctttattaatatctttttttatacatggcAGGACTGTCACTTCACCATCCGCGGTGGGCGGCTGAGGGAAGATGGTGTTTACCAGCTTCCTGTTGTGGTGCTGATGCTGAGTTTACCTCCACCCAGCAGCAAAACCCCATCTCTGCTTACCCCCTCTATGGTGGAGAACCTCTTCCATGAGATGGGACATGCCATGCACTCCATGTTAGGCAGGACACAATATCAGCATGTCACAGGTCAGAACCCAATACTGATGGTTACTTGgtgtttaaattgaaattacatGACCGATAACTGATCTGAATTTGATGCATCTATACAGGAACCAGGTGCTCCACAGACTTTGCTGAAGTCCCGTCTATTCTGATGGAGTATTTCGCCTCAGATTATCGAGTTGTGAGCCAGTTTGCAAAACATTATCAGACTGGAGAGGTGGGTTTGTACACATGCCTGCTTTAGAGATCACCGTCTGTGTATCTGAAACACCATTAAAAGGTGTCTTTTGTCCTCTATAGCCTCTTCCAGAGAGCCTAGTGTCCCGTTTATGTGAATCTAAGAGGGTTTGTAGTGCTGCTGACACTCAACTACAGGTACTAAAACACATATCTCTCATATTTCTCAGTAAAGAATTCACAGTAAAAAGATTGAGCCATGACCTGTTAAATAACATAACTATGTAACAAATAGGATACAGTAGACTTTGTATATATTAAGTttactttagattttttgtgCATCTCTTCTCTTTACAGATATTCTATGCAGCTTTGGACCAGGTTTATCATGGAATACCACAAAACAGATCAACTACTGACATCCTCAGAGAAATACAGGCAAAATTTTACGGGTTACCATATGTTAATGACACGGTGAGTGGCAACATTGTAAACGCATCTAAGATTGtgcactaaatatatatatactttttcctatgttaattttacttttaatcttATATACTCTCTGATGATGTAGGCTTGGCAGCTGAGATTTAGTCACCTGGTCGGCTATGGTGCTAAATATTACTCCTACCTCATGTCCAGGGCAGTTGCCTCGATGGTGTGGAGGCAGTGCTTTCTACAGGACCCCTTCAGCAGGTCAGTGAGGAGTTTAACTCAACTCTTGGCTATGTAGGAcagcttttaatgcatttgccGTTTTATCATGGAAAGTGCACAGATAATGGTACACAATGACtggaaattcttttttttttttatgcacttttttttgtatgtctcaaaaaaaaaaaccctgataaaACCCATGTCATTTGCAGGGAGATGGGAGAGCGTTACTGCAGAGAGATGCTCGCTCATGGAGGCAGTAAAGAGCCTATGCTGATGGtccaaggtaaaaaaaataaaaaataaaataaaatgcagtacaTTAACATTTACTGCAAGACCTCATTAACTGTTAAGTGTCAATTTTCTGAGTTTCTTATTTTTGATCCACAGGAATGCTGCAGAAAACCCCTACCATTGAAGACTTTGTTGATGCACTAGTGTTAGATCTTGATACAAATGTCAAATCCCATGCTTAGGTGAAACGAaagattattattcattaaatctcATACAGAGTGTAACCTCACTCTTTCCTTGAATTGCCGAATTTTAGCCTAATTAAAATGTGAAGACAACATGAAAATATTACTTGTCTTTTCTGTTGTTTCACATTTAGTACGTTGTCATAAGTTTCAGCACACTGAACTTCAATTACAGTAAGTGCTGATTTGAAGAGGTTTATCGAGGTGATATTTTTGCAATGATAATCTTGCTTAAACATCCTATCCCTTGTATTTccacttgtttaaaaaaaaaaaaatagcatgcagAAAAGCTTTGGCATACATGCATCACTGTACAGTTTAAAAATGGCGTGCTTGTTTAAAAtgaccattttaaatgaaaccattttttctttgaaaagctcACAAAAAAGCAGTATGCTAAAGATTATGAACCggtatatttattaatgagtTGGGTTCTAAAGGTGTCAACCAACAGTCAAAACACAATATACATTCTCAATTGTGTGATGATGCGACAACATGGACACATTCACTTTGAAGAAAAGCAAAAACGCAAGTTTCATTTTGTGGTTGTTTATTTACCTATACAAAAGACCATAACTCAAGCCAAGGTGGGATCTAAAAGAAAGAGAGTAAACATTCAATACTGCAGAACCGAAGACAAAACAAGATTAGAAAAATTTGCTATTATGAGTTGATAATCACCATGTTATGCCTCCTTCTCTGGCGCTGCCTCATCTGAGCCCTTGGTGTTTCTGGTGTAGATCACCTGAGCTCTGTGTTTGGACACCAGCTTGATCAGACCTGACAACGAAAAACGTAAAATGTCACTCCATCACAGTCTCTAAATAAAATTCGAGGCCTTTCTGAATGTGTTAACCTAAACTGAAAGTTTACTGGAAGCTCTGTCATGCGAGATTTACACgaacacttcaaaaaaaaaaatcgatcaTAACTGTCAGAGCATCATATGATCACCTTTGCCAAGCAGCTCCAGCAGGGCAGCCCTGGCCAGCGAGCCCCTGATCTTCAGCCTCTCAGAGACCACAGCGGGTGTGATGAGCTTGTAGTTGGGAACTTCTTTGTACAGTTTGTCATATGTGGCCTTGTCAAAGAGGACCAGGTTGTTCAGCTTGTCCCTCACCTTTCCTTTGGACCACTTCTACTCAAGACCAAATACACGGAAAATTAAAACGCATGCATTTACAGCATTAAAACGACAGCTGGTGTTTGACAGGTatcttaaatta
This DNA window, taken from Puntigrus tetrazona isolate hp1 unplaced genomic scaffold, ASM1883169v1 S000000002, whole genome shotgun sequence, encodes the following:
- the si:ch73-1a9.3 gene encoding non-histone chromosomal protein HMG-like, which encodes MPKRSKANNDAEVTEPKRRSERLVNKPAPPKAEPKPKKAAAKPKKTKEPKEPKEEEKKEEVPAENGETKADEEASATEDADKKGEDGE
- the mipepb gene encoding mitochondrial intermediate peptidase; this translates as MLGSRLLLQRSHALYGRSVNTWSAVGAAFNVQHQRSEHLQKNVGLFGVSELSSPAGFQMAQHQALREAEFLVRKARTHPPGAVTVETFDQLSDSLCRVADLADFIKVAHPDAAFREAAERTCVEIGTVVEKLNTNVDLCQSLKNLLENEAVLATLDSDTRRVAELFMFDFEISGIHLDESKRSKAVSLNVKLLDLYHEFLSGSHLPNAIDKQVLPEHIRNCFSIDGNRIQIAGLHADSPNELVREAAYKIFLYPNSSLLLCLDELLACRHELAALVGYESFAHRALKGTMAKTPETVMKFLKLLTEKLSDRTLRDFKMMKEMKKKTHSTNPEVMAWDHAYLSGAIRTEKFNIDPSVYSPYFSLGACMEGLNRLFIQLLGVSFQAEQPKMGELWSEDVRKLAVVHETEGLLGYIYCDFFRRPDKPHQDCHFTIRGGRLREDGVYQLPVVVLMLSLPPPSSKTPSLLTPSMVENLFHEMGHAMHSMLGRTQYQHVTGTRCSTDFAEVPSILMEYFASDYRVVSQFAKHYQTGEPLPESLVSRLCESKRVCSAADTQLQIFYAALDQVYHGIPQNRSTTDILREIQAKFYGLPYVNDTAWQLRFSHLVGYGAKYYSYLMSRAVASMVWRQCFLQDPFSREMGERYCREMLAHGGSKEPMLMVQGMLQKTPTIEDFVDALVLDLDTNVKSHA
- the rps25 gene encoding 40S ribosomal protein S25, with protein sequence MPPKDTKQKKDAGKSKKDKDPVNKSGGKAKKKKWSKGKVRDKLNNLVLFDKATYDKLYKEVPNYKLITPAVVSERLKIRGSLARAALLELLGKGLIKLVSKHRAQVIYTRNTKGSDEAAPEKEA